In Kwoniella pini CBS 10737 chromosome 5, complete sequence, the following are encoded in one genomic region:
- a CDS encoding ornithine-oxo-acid transaminase — MSPVATHTPTAPAQPVGGKAKFSTEQIINLEHEYSAHNYHPLPVCFERGEGAHVWDPEGNEYLDFLAAYSAVNQGHCHPDILNTLITQASKLTLSSRAFYSSNLGPFAEKITKMFGFEMVLPMNTGAEAVETAIKLARKWGYEKKGIKEGKAKVLSVEGNFHGRTIGIISMSTDPESRNGFGPFLDNVGPQWDTGLIRYNHPEDLERTLEKYGDEVAAFLVEPIQGEAGIYVPDDGYLAKIHEICKKYNVLLICDEIQTGLARTGKMLCYEWDGIKPDMVILGKALSGGMYPVSCVMASKEIMLCIKPGEHGSTYGGNPLGCAVAMTALDVLVNENLVERSQKLGELFRSELAKLNSPFIKIIRGRGLFNGVVIDEKASKKGRTAWQLCLLMKSKGLLAKPTHVNIIRFAPPLVISEEDVLKATKIIAQSLEEFDIIDQIPGDEGEEHDTVIELED; from the exons atGTCCCCTGTAGCTACTCATACTCCTACTGCTCCTGCTCAACCAGTAGGTGGCAAAGCAAAGTTCTCAACTGAACAAATCATTAATCTTGAACATGAATATTCTGC TCACAACTATCATCCATTACCTGT CTGTTTCGAACGAGGAGAAGGTGCTCATGTTTGGGATCCAGAGGGAAATGAATACCTTGATTTCTTAGCTGCTTACTC AGCTGTCAACCAAGGACACTGTCATCCTGACATCT TAAACACCCTGATCACTCAAGCATCTAAATTAACTTTATCATCTCGAGCATTCTATTCTTCTAATCTAGGACCATTCGCAGAGAAAATAACCAAAATGTTCGGATTTGAAATGGTTTTACCTATGAATACAGGTGCAGAAGCAGTTGAAACAGCTATTAAATTAGCAAGAAAATGGGGatatgaaaagaaaggtataaaagaaggtaaagctaAAGTATTATCTGTTGAAGGTAATTTCCATGGTAGAACTATTGGTATTATTTCAATGTCAACGGATCCTGAATCTAGAAATGGTTTTGGACCTTTCCTTGATAACGTTGGACCTCAATGGGATACTGGATTAATCAGATATAATCATCCTGAAGATCTTGAAAGAACATTAGAAAAATACGGTGACGAAGTTGCTGCTTTCTTAGTAGAGCCTATTCAAGGTGAAGCCGG TATTTACGTACCTGATGATGGATACCTTGCTAAGATCCATGAGATCTGTAAGAAATACAATGTCTTGTTAATTTGTGATGAGATCCAGACTGGTCTTGCTAGAACCGGAAAAAT GCTTTGTTACGAATGGGACGGTATCAAACCTGACATGGTGATTCTCGGAAAGGCCTTGTCCGGTGGTA TGTATCCTGTGTCTTGTGTCATGGCCAGCAAGGAGATTATGCTATGTATCAAACCCGGAGAACACGGTTCCACATACGGAGG TAACCCATTAGGATGTGCTGTAGCTATGACTGCCCTTGATGTACTCGTTAATGAGAACCTAGTTGAACGATCTCAGAAATTAGGAGAACTTTTCAGATCGGAATTGGCTAAATTGAATTCAccatttatcaaaattattcGAGGTAGAGGATTATTTAATGGAGTAGtcattgatgaaaaagcttCGAAGAAAGGTAGAACAGCATGGCAATTATgtttattgatgaaatccAAAGGTTTATTGGCTAAACCTACTCATGTTAATAT TATTCGATTCGCTCCTCCTTTGGTAATCtccgaagaagatgtacTTAAAGCTACCAAAATCATTGCTCAATCATTggaagaatttgatatt ATCGATCAAATTCcaggagatgaaggtgaagagcACGATACTGTAATCGAATTAGAAGATTAA